The stretch of DNA TCGCAGAATGTGCGGtggagtaattttttttcataaactgCTTTTGGGTGAGGTAAATTCCCCGCGTCTCCTGAGCTACATTGACATCGCTGTCCCTTTGAGATTCACTCGAACTTTTCGCCCAATTCACCTGCCAATTTGTAGGTCAAATTTTGCAGTTCATGAGCCCTTTAGGGTTCTTTgttcaaattataatttattgtatattGAAATATCATTGGAAAACTCGATTGAATGTTTATCAGCTAAAATTTACTCCTTTCTTGAGTCTTCGAATAATCTGTACTAATAACCCTGCTTTGTTAAACTCttatttaagttatatttatttaagtaaatagttatgttAATATAAGTTAGCAGATTTATTGTTAACTATAAACccccaataaaaaaaaaaataattattcattttattcactttaataacattttattcactttaataattcttcaaacgaaaacaaagtttttgtttaaatattgcgAATAATATACGAATATTTATATTCGTACGAGCACATCAGTTATTTATTGCCGTGAACCCACTTTAATATTTCTTCAAACGAAAACCATGCTTTATTACATAGAAAAtggtattatatataataaatatatatatatatataatatatataaaaaattgcattattcttcattaaaaatgttgtcatttgctttaaaaaaatatatgtatggaATAATTCTGGAACTTCTGAAAGGGTAGGTATGAGTCCGGTGCTGACGATGATATTACTTAAGATAAGCATCGCCCGGCTAGCTCAGTCGGTAGAGCATGAGACTCTTAATCTCAGGGTCGTGGGTTcgagccccacgttgggcgagtttttttggaaacaattccattcgaattttggtctaatatttttgtacgaattaaaaaaaatgttagtcTTAAAGAATTTGGACGAATACATTATAAAGGTGTTATAGGAAAATTTGGCCTGACATAAAGACATTTctgtaatattatttaaattttatgataTGATTTTACCTACAAGCGTTCAATGAACACCGTTCATACTCTTTGgcttgccaaaaataaaaaatatttgacttgatattaaaattaatctttGGAATAAATTGAactttattttcctttctgCTAGAATGCAAATGCCTTTCTGTCTGGGTTGTAGGGCACAGAAAACCGTCTGCCAGGCTGATTATCTGCGCTGTCGTCACAACTCCCTTGCTTCCTCTGCTGCTCAAGCTCAGCTTCGTctgtgttttttcttttgtttcctTTCGCGCATTGTttcgttttaatattttatagcaaATTACTTGGTCTCGGCAGGGCGGGGACCAAGTCGTATTGTCAAGCTCCTCCACTGAAGGCTTGGATCCCCTTGCATTGAGGTAGGCGCGTTATTTTATACatcattgctattccattaGAAAGCGGTAAAATGGGCTAAGGCTAGACAATAGGTTCCGTTGCTGCGCAGGGCAGAAAACAATTACCGAGCTCAGGACCATAGAAAGGGAGAGAAAGAACCAATAGGGACAGCAACATTAAATGGGTAGAAAATGGAGCTTCAGATATTATATCAAACAAAGCACCACTCAAAAAATGGTCTAGCcagctaaaaataaatctgtGCCGGCCGCCACGTGTCTAAAATTTCCGGTACGTTTGcgagaaattttatttcttgaccACAAACGGTCACATTGCCCGGCTAGCTCAGTCGGTAGAGCATGAGACTCTTAATCTCAGGGTCGTGGGTTcgagccccacgttgggcgacattatattttttattttgttttttaaacactttgtTTGTAACAAGAATATATTAGTCCTCTCGCGACTTCTTTCACAGTTGTTTAGCTGTTGTTGgctagatttatttttttattattattattttttaaatccataaaaatggCTAATTTATGGTTATGTTAAAAAATGAATCAACACCAGATTAATCTATTCTAAGTGCATGCAGGATACTTCGAAATGGCGAGAAACAACAGTATTTGTATAATTGTTAGAGCCTAAAAAACCTGCAACACAAAATTTACTagctataatattttatgtttggAAAACATAcccattattttttgttctaaacTCAGTTTTCACCGAAATGTTTCCGGTTTTTATCAAATAGGTTTGatctgatatatatatatctcagCTCCAGTTGCAGAGAAGTTTTTATGTTGAATGTTTATACAGCCCGGCTAGCTCAGTCGGTAGAGCATGAGACTCTTAATCTCAGGGTCGTGGGTTcgagccccacgttgggcgacACTTTTTTCTAATCTAGTTTGAAAACAGTCCTTTACATAAGGGCATCATTGAAAGTTTCCAACAAAAATACGctgtttttgaaatataaaacgttgatcagggtaaaataTCTTTCTGATCGGTGGACTAATTCCTATAGCGGCATTGGCAATATTAGGGTTAAATATAAccaatttttaagttaattaaaatagtttttaatatttctgtgtttattatttaatttttgtcattttattatattaaatctgCCGAGAGCTCTGACCAACGGATCGCGAAAAtggtttccattttttttatgttggcgtccttttttttgttaccgATAAAAGTGTAATAGTTCCActgtaattttaaaacttattgataaaaaaaaatactttctgGCCCATGAGGGGATCGAACCCGCGACCTTCGCGTTATTAGCACGACGCTCTAACCAACTGAGCTAATGGGCCACGATGAATTCGGCTGATTATAAGAAACTTGATAAACATAGAgaaatcatataaaaaaaaaagattttaaggattaaaataaaaaaaaattgattgttGGCCCATGAGGGGATCGAACCCGCGACCTTCGCGTTATTAGCACGACGCTCTAACCAGCTGAGCTAATGGGCCCATGCGAAACTGGCTTACAAAAGGTCCAGTTGCCGTGAACTCACGGCAGATCTAAGaattatgttttttaacttacctctataattttgttgataTACTGACTCCTTATGTGAATTACTTTCTTATTATTGCACTTTGATCCGATCGCATACTCATGGAGTTATCACTGAAATGAAGAGGACAAGAGCTTTGTGAAAATCGGAAGACAACCAAGTAGCTTTTTAGAGGCCGGAAAACGCATCAATGAAACGTGTTTTCACACACGACCCGAAGGCAGAGGATGAGAGAACcaatgaaaaagtaaaaaaaagtgaGACAGAGGCAGAAAAAAGATAATGAGAAGAATGTATGCCGCGTAGATACAAAATAAAGCGATATGAGGGCTCTGTGATGGAACGAACCGACGCAATAAGTTCTCTGTGGTGTAGGTTAGGGTGAGCAGCTCCCCCACTCGCATGCACAGGGGAGCAGACATTGGAGGTGGGGGTAGAACTTCAATAGGCCTTCCCGTCCGACAACTTGCAATTGTCGAAGAATGAGCGTAGAAACAGGCAGACGGCGCAAAAGGCTGCAAGAGATGGCAAGCTAAAATCGTTGTAGAATTGCAATGCAGAGGAGGCCGGATGGCGGATGGGATGGCGGACGGACAGGCAGGCATTCAGTCTGATGTCAGGGGCATGAAGTtgcaatgaaaatgaaattgcaAGCGGCCGAAAGACAGGCGGGATATTTATAAAAGACTGCATCGGTGTGAGCGCCGCGCATTTAGTTGCCAGTGTCTGGTTCTACTACATTCTATGTGGCAGTTTTTAGATATGTATCTGCGAGATACATTTCAGACAGGCGAAGCGCGCGTCGAAAACTCTGCCTCAGCACCATTCTCTGTGCTATTTTCGCTTTCAACGAATGTCCGCTGAAGAGTCTTGTGGCGGAGTTGCAACCCAAAATGGACGACGTTGTTTCTCGGCCTACCAGACTTGTTTTCCGTATCCCCACTCTGCAGGTTAATGGGGCCAAAAAGGCTAGAAGACTCTTTTTcagaaaagttttcttttgagTTACTGAAGGAGTATAACCCTAAATACAAGTTTCGTTAgaaacaaatcaattttaaataacgcTTGcctaaatgaatatttttaatttgtcagtCAAAATCTAAAGAAAGTAATTGTAACAATGAAATTTCGGGATTTTATTAGTTACAGTGTGTTACAACTTTAACGATAAATGCTTCCAGATCTTATTCCATTTTAAAACGTAATGAAAATGCTCCCTACATAAGGACTCTGACAAAAGGCATAATGATaaagttacaaaaataaattttaagtatttattagTAAATCCAAAAATTGGCTAGAGTGGAGGGTCGttgaaaagtatttaacaGGTTGAAATCGTTTTCGACCTTTTCAGGAACACTATACAAGTTGATCTATCCTTTTCGGCTGTCCGGCGTATAAAAAGTTGGGATAATCTCATGTAGAATCTAGGAATTCTAGAAAAGCATTGCAACGCCCACTCTTACGCCGAAAAATCCCGTAATTCAAATGATATGTAGGTATTGTAATtgtgtttaaactttaaaaaacttaacatTTATCCAAATTCTTGATATCGAAACTCTCGATGTTAGACCTGCATTAACATTAACAGAATCGCTAAACGAGTTAAccgcgacgccggcagagggGCAGCGAGTCTTCTGCGGAGGCCTACAAACACACATAGGGAAGGAGAAGAGAGTTGAGTTATGGAGAGAGAACCGCAAGCACACCAATGCACATACGGGCGAATGTGAGTGGAAAGAAGGAACGGCAGCTAAACAAACGgccacaacaacaagaaccaAGCAAGCAAAAGCAACTACGGccacaaaataacaaaaaagaaaaggattttttttttcggaattCCGCTTTGTTTTCTCTTCGGGCTTCCAGCCGAAGCAGacgatgaaaacaaaaaagcatgTGAAAAACAGAATGGGAGAAGCGCCGGAGAGCGAGAATATCAGAGAAAACGGCAAAATCGcgtattttttgttgatttacgGCTTTCAAACTGAAACTTACCCGAGCTGAAATTCTCTTTACTTCTGCCACTCTGTGTTGCGATTTTTCATTGCACACTCACtgaaacacacacacccacgcaCAACGACGTTGGTCGGCAATTTAGGCGATTATTCCGATAGTCGTTTTCACACAAAGGTTACGGACCACCACAGCGACTGGCCTCAAAAGGTTTCGGTTTGCCAAACCCCAAAACACGCACTTCGCGTCTGAAGATTGGTCTTTAATTGACTGCCACCAATGGGGCTTTTCGCACTCGGGGAACTGAACACTTCGAAAGTCAACGGCGGACTGAGACTGCGACTGAGACCCACTGATTTTCGCCCTCACTGTGTGCGCTTTGCTCGCTGCCGACGCTGCGCTGGCTCGCTGCAGGCTTCGGTCTTGCAGAGGGGGTGGAGTTGCATTCTCTAAAATGTATTTCGTTCTGAATGCAAACAGCTAGCGAATTACTCTAGTTATAGTTTCTATACATGGGGTAAGTAGACTGTTATGATCGATTTTTGGATTGAAAAATCAGATACAAcatttctaataataataataataataataataattaatttataactaGTATGTATGAGATttccatatttataaaaaatattataatctgCGATTATCAggatgtaaaataaaataaaccaaattgtttaattaacaTTTGAGTGCGTAAAGATGTTGCGgtcttaaataaaaactgttaaaataaaataaacacacGAAGTTGTAGAGCTTATTTACAGCTTGAAATAAAATGTCGATAAAGAAGTGACGGAGAAGTTTAAAAGCTCCTCACTTTGGTTTGTGTGACTTTGACTTCGAGTTGGCATGTGGTCCTGTGGCGCAATGGATAACGCGTCTGACTACGGATCAGAAGATTCCAGGTTCGACTCCTGGCAGGatcgaattttttaacaatttttatttttttcaattaataaGCAAGTtagattataaataaaaaaccaaaaaaaaaaccatcgtTCGATCTTTAATAATTGGGGTGAATAAAATAAGACCAAACTGGCCATTTTGGACACGCTTAAACATGTGGTCCTGTGGCGCAATGGATAACGCGTCTGACTACGGATCAGAAGATTCCAGGTTCGACTCCTGGCAGGATcggaatacaatttttttatacacaGTTTTTTTTGACTTCAGGTATTTTTTGAAATCGTTATGTCGCGATCATATTAGTGATATGATGAATTATGAAAtagcttttaaattgtgtttagGGACTTTTGAGGACCAGGAACAGCGGTTTCCTAATAAATCTCCTGACCATTGATGACCACCATATAACCTTTAAAGTTTTGAGTTAGGGCtagtaaacaacattttttgacatttttttcatatgaagttttttgttttggacgactttttgttgggttaaTACTAGCCCTTAAGTGAGTTCCCATTTCTGTGGCTGACAGCCTACTTTATATTTAACAAGCGAACGAGAAAACGGCACTTCGAGCAGAGAGAGTGCTTTCCCTCTTAGTTTTTGTTTCTCGTGATAAGCATAGCTTGTTAAACGaattaatataaccaaaatttatcaaataacaaaaaaattgctaaaaagtgattttcgcccaacgtggggctcgAACCCACGACCCTGAGATTAAGAGTCTCATGCTCTACCGACTGAGCTAGCCGGGCTGTATCAAAACACTCGTCAATGACTTATTTAAGCTAATGGGAGTGCGGTTCTGAAGAAGCTTTTCTCATTACGGCAAAGAGATAATGTTGACGACTTTTGGACCGATTGTTCTAACACGGTCCTGTGGCGCAATGGATAACGCGTCTGACTACGGATCAGAAGATTCCAGGTTCGACTCCTGGCAGGATCGagaagtctattttttttataagctaTACAAACTTATTTTGGATTTCCGAGATCAATATTTTCATTCAGcgtttaaaatcaatataaaagCTAGCTGAAGCAATagtttatcttttattttgtataaagcTGAAACAGCAACCGGATTTTTGTCATTAATTGGATAAGTAAATAGTAACCGCATTTATGTTTATTGTAATGCATATCTAATTTGTTAACATATAAACATCGACTTCCTAGATAAAGTCTGAATTACCTCCTTCCTCCTGTAAAGTTTGATAACTCGTACCAGTTCCCAACGAAAGCCAAACAActattaatcaaaataaaaataagtatatCCCTGATAACACAGACTAGCAAAAACACTCAATTCAGTTCGTTTGGACTCCGGTTATACCGGTCAGGGGTGTTCCCTCAACGCGTGCTTCAGTCTAACAACACACGCTGACTCGTTCAAACAAAATCGGAATTCGCATCGGCTTAATTCGCTATTCATTCAAATTTTTGCATAGTCATGAGGCCTAAGCGAAATAGTGTCGGCAATTTTCGCCTAGTCAAACATTGAATGGCGTTTTAAACACTCTTATCATTGGTTGGGGTGTGTAAACACAGAAAGAAATTGgattttatttcgattatGGAAAAGGACTTactttcagaaaatatttgggTCTTATGTGTGTTCAATGTATATTTATCTTATATTTTGTCATCTCacatagctttaaaaaaatatttctaatagTTCGTCAGTATTGGGTGTTTTCAACAAAGTACGTGGCATTATTAAGCAACAaaggattttaatttaaatttaactcaaaataatctgtaaataaaaaacaagctatttaaacaaaaatgttatttaaaaacataaagatATTTCTTAAGTTAGTCGTGCCGTTTTAGAGgtgttcttaaaataaaataaatatacacctattttttttgagtgcttCAAGAGTGCGCATTCTCGATAAGCGTATTATAGCATCTAAGTTCTGCCTTTTAGCCCTATATTATATGGATCAGCTGCTGCCTCCGGAAAAGCTTTGGCGATCACTTAAAAGCTGCCCACGGAGAGGCGATAGCAATAGTGGCTCCCTGCATTCGAAGCTTCCAACATGTCTAACGAGCTACTGCTACTGCTCGCCACCCTATCGATCGTTTTCTATATCTGGCAGAGACGGGTCTTCGCCTTTTGGAAGCGCCATGGGGTGAACTACATCCGCCCAGTGCCCCTTCTGGGCTGCACCCGCGAGTTTCTGACCGCTCGAGTCCCGTTCTTCGAGCAGATCCGCAAGTTCCATGAGGCACCCGGCTTCGAGAACGCCCCCTTCGTTGGTGTTTTCATGGCCTATCGTCCGGCCTTGGTGATTCGCGATCTCGACCTGGTCAAGACGGTGATGATCAAGAAGTTCCAGTACTTTAACAATCGTGTGCTGCAAACGGATCCGCATAACGATGCCCTTGGCTTCAACAACCTATTCTTTGCCCGCAGTCCAGAGTGGAGGGAGCTGCGCACCAAGATATCGCCAGCCTTTACCACGGGCAAGATCAAGCAGATGTATCCTCTGATGGTGAAGGTGAGTGAAAGAGAGATTCATAAAGTATTCAATTCCAAAATGGTTGTGTTTTACAACTGATAAGTGAATAATTTTTGCCACCTTTGTTCCGaaataaaaaccataattCTTTCCGTAGATTGGAAAGAATCTGGAAGACAGCGCGGAACGCCTGGGCAGTGGATCGAACGTCCAGGTCAAGGATCTGTGCGCCCGCTTCACCACCGACCTGATAGCCACCATAGCGTTCGGCTTGGAGGCCAACGCTCTGCAAAACGCAAAGAGCGAATTCTTCTATCACAACAAGGCCATCTTTGCGGTGACCTTGGGAAGGGCCATTGACTTTGCTATCATTTTCATGCTGCCCGCTCTGGCGACGCTGGCCCGCGTAAAACTCTTCTCCAAGGAAACCACCAAGTTTATCCGCACCAGCATCAACTACGTCCTGACGGAACGCGAGAGGACCGGTCAGAAGCGGAACGACCTTGTCGATATCCTGCTGGCTTTCAAGCGCGAGGCTGCCGCCAATCCGGAGAAGTCGCAAAAGGCGCTCGATCTGGACTACTTGGTGGCCCAGGCGGCCATTTTCCAGACAGCCGGCTACGAAACCAGCTCCTCCACAATGACGCTGGCCCTTTACGAGCTGGCCAGGCGAGAGGATCTGCAGGAGCGCCTGAGGCAGGAAATCAGCGACTTTTTCGGCGACGAGGATCATGTCAGCTACGAGCGAATTCAGGAGATGCCCTACCTATCGCAGGTGGTCAACGAGACACTGCGCAAGTACCCGATCGTCGGCTACGTTGAACGCGAATGCTCGCAGCCGGCGGAGGGTGAACGCTTCACCCTCGAACCGTTCCACAACATGGAGCTGCCGCATGGAACGTCCATCTACATGTCCACTCTGGCCATCCATCGCGATCCGAAGTACTGGCCAGAGCCAAAGGAGTTCGATCCGGAGCGCTTCAATCCGGCCAACCGTGACAAGCTCAACATGGACGCCTATATGCCGTTTGGTGTGGGTCCCCGCAATTGCATCGGCATGCGATTGGGTCTGCTTCAGTCAAAACTGGGCCTGGTGCACCTGTTGCGTAACCATCGGGTACACACGTGCGACCAGACCGTTAAGGAGATCGAGTGGGCTGCCACCAGCCCGGTCCTTGCGTCCAAGAACGAAATTGTCCTTCGTCTGGAAAAGGTTTAAGTTCAGTGGACAAGGTTGATCTACTGCGTAGgtgaaatgtaaatgttgttgaaatatttttaaatataaaagaaactgCATTCCAAAGAAGAATCGCTTTACAATCGTGCTAACAGCTCATTAAGAATTTAACCGAATCAAACCAAAATCTTTTGGAGAtgattgtttttgtaaaacccTCTactattgttattatttttatagctaAGTACTTGTTAAGtactttatataatttaattattgttgTTTGTACTTATTCTGGTTCAGGTAACTGTCTTTGAAGTTATAATATTCTTATATTAAGATAATATTCATATTCAACCAACGGTTATAAAATGTAGGGCGTTTCAAAAGAAACATAATATGACAGTAGAATTGTGATGTGGTAATATTTTGGTATAccagaataaaataaatatacttacATATGTATAAGTTACAATAAAAATGCTTACTTATAAAAAAGATTTACCGTTTTTAATACGACCTTCTAGTTTTCATGGTTTAATGAAATGatttataatgtttttaaaactttttgaatGGAACATTTTCAATCTGTTTCCCAAGGGCAAATATAACACCGTCTGGATATTATTTCATTCATCTTTCTCGAATTCTGCTAGAACAGGGAACTGGTTAttcgaaaatatatttgaaagaaTTGCGAACTTACCTCTCCAGGAGCAGTTTTAGGGTGTTACGCTTAAGGATGAGCAGAATAAAAACGATAATTCCTAAACCCTTTTCCATATAGACGAGAAAATACCAGACAGGCTGAAAAATTGTGTAGTCTTGAAAGcaatacaaaaattccaaGATCCAAAAGGTGCCCATGATACAAGAAAGCCGCAAAAACATTAGATAACTGAGAacgaaatgtaaaatgtatattagaCTGCTTTCCAAATTCTAAAAAGGAATAATTCTTACGTCTCAGTGTCGAAATTGAAGCATTGTATAGTCCTCTCTTCATCTTGTTTAAACATTCTCAGTTCGCTTTTAACTTTCCAAATGTGACTGACCGACAGAATAAACACCATTATATTAAAAAGCGTTGTGATCAGTATTGGTCCCTTAATGAATATCCAATAAGAGGGCCCCCAAGCTGTAGACGAAAGGAAATATATGGGGTAAAAACATAgatacatttttctttaattcaaACCTTCCAACCAGCACTTAGAATAGCCAACCAGGGGCATCCAGTTCCATTTATGGAGATCCTCCTCCCAAAtaagatttattaaataaataactactGTTGGGAATGCAGCCGTGCTCCACGTTATGGCACTGTAGGTAGCAAACGAAGTTTGCTCAAATCTGTTCGTCAATAATTTCCACAAATGTAAGCTTATCACCGAGAACCAGAGATTGTTGGCTATCGCGATGAAGTATCTACTGTAACCTGACGAAAAAACACGATTGTTAGTAGTTTTTCCTATTATTGAAATGAATTCAATATTAACAACCAACCTGTTAATAGGCAAATGcggtttaataatttaaatgtatccaATATGTACAAAAGATTCAGAATGAGCCAGCAGATTATGGTAGAAATTAGACATTTGCCGAGGACATTCTGAAGCTTCCTAACGTAAATATAGACAAACAATGTGAGGATGTTGAATACTGCGGATATCACCCTTACTGCAAGTAGAAAACAGAGATATTAATAGAGgaagtcataaaataatttatttcattactcTCGATGGTCGCTGGCAGCAACTCTTCAGTGCAAGTGTGTTTAACGACCCAAATGGAATCGGCAACATCCGAATTAAAGTGGGGATACAGACAGTATTGTTTTTTTGTCcagatttttttaatgttgtgTAAGATTAGGGATCCGTTCTAAAAAACGTGTATTAGAAAAGTAGGTACTATTTTTTCATGTCGCATGACAAACCTTCCACATAACGTAATCATTCTTTTTAATGCTGAACATCTTATCGCACATTTCAAACTGAGCCCTCAACCTGAAATACTTGGTAGTCCACCCTACCTCCTGGATATGGTCGCCTACCATTACGTTTaccattttcaaaataatcttTTTATTAAAGCCATCGTTACATTTTCCGTTTGCTAACATATTTTTTCGGGGGCAGCAGATTCGGACACAGGGCTTCACTTCACAGACGCATGCTCTTAAGTGAGCTTTCACAGGCTCTCTGAATCCATTGTCTAACTTCCTATAACTATACTCCGCAATACGGTTAGAAGGAATTTCGAGGCCCTGATATATGTAAGTATCGTTGATACTTTCCAAATCCGAAACATCAACAGTATTGAAATAGTCACAGTTGGGAATATCAGCTATTGAATTCCCAACAATGGTAAGAACTACAATCGTAacgaacaatttaaaatactgaGACATTTTTCTAAAGAAACTTTGTAGCACAGAGAGGTTAACCCGACTGAGTCCCGAAATACCAGGCTTGCCGATTTTAAAGCTTTTCATCGAAAagtaattactttaaaaatcaagAGTAGAAGTCGCCAAATAACAATCTTAATCATGCGCATGGGATCAATAAAACTAGAAACTTCAAgatttattcgaaatttaaattgcttttggGTCATTTTTTTCCTTCAGAACCAAATCGTTCAATTGTAGGAATAGagtagttttttcaaatctGAAGTGTCAACAGTACACAAGGCTTGCAGCTTTAAAAGATTTGCCTCGAAAActaattactttaaaaatcgaGAGTCGAAGTCGCCAATAAATCTTAATAATGCGCATGGGaattaataaaacaagaaaatttaagatttgtccaaaattaaaatggctCTTGGGGCCTATTTTCCTTCAGACCCAATTGTTCAAATCCTAGGGCAGCTTTATGATCAAcgagaaaggaagctaccttcggccagcctaagcttatatacccttgcagataaagtaaatacctatagtttaatgctcactcggtgcagttccagggattccagattcagcgtgtctattttttaaattttgtttttaagttgtcaaaaatcaaaacgcctacaaagttacaatgaattttctcatatttgtttgaatattcctatgggagccttaagatatagtggtccgatccagcTCGCTCCGACaaatgtactacctgcaatagaaagaagactttcgggaaagtttcatcgcgataacTTTAACTTTCATCGCGATaacgcatagaaacggacagacgggcatggccagatggactcggctattggtgctgatcaagaatatatggtaatactatacattagcgggctcacccccgaaattcgcgaaaaaattatcctcgatggaccgcgatttcttaagaatttacgtgcaaaaagaatttggcggtcggccatggttctcttgtaattaaatttcaaagttcccgggtttgctataaaaaacaagggtgcttttctcatattttcaatcaaagtaattaagttttaatgagttcctattaaattaataaattgtttaaatgagttcctataaaactatttaattgtttaaatgagttcctataaaaaaatgtagaatttttttaaattaaaagttttaatgaacacttttccgcaccaccattgaggtaaagttccaggttttttctttaataaccttttatggcctagatatctctctgctgaagtattcccgaataggaagtatttgaaagaagtgcgtttaaaaaagaaatttaaaaaaaactgcgccgcaatcaaaaaaaatttaagaaaaaatcgcgcgattttttcttaaattttttttgcctgcGGCGCAGTTTCTTTTGTTCAATATTAAGCTAGTAGTTTCAGCTGAATTAGGGTTGGTGTGTCGCtcagaaaaaacaaattcaatctttaagtttagttttgggtggaaaaaactaaaagaaaggttaaaatatataatcctccttggaccgcgatttcttctgattatcataataaaaatacacatgtggtcatccatggttatgagatttcttaagaactcgctgtccatcgaggatcatttttacgcggttgtgaggactagttccctataataccaattactcagatgtttggaattttaaattagtcttattttgacaaaaaaggaaaagggtacatatatacatatataatttttatagc from Drosophila takahashii strain IR98-3 E-12201 chromosome 2R, DtakHiC1v2, whole genome shotgun sequence encodes:
- the Cyp6w1 gene encoding probable cytochrome P450 6w1 isoform X1, whose translation is MSNELLLLLATLSIVFYIWQRRVFAFWKRHGVNYIRPVPLLGCTREFLTARVPFFEQIRKFHEAPGFENAPFVGVFMAYRPALVIRDLDLVKTVMIKKFQYFNNRVLQTDPHNDALGFNNLFFARSPEWRELRTKISPAFTTGKIKQMYPLMVKIGKNLEDSAERLGSGSNVQVKDLCARFTTDLIATIAFGLEANALQNAKSEFFYHNKAIFAVTLGRAIDFAIIFMLPALATLARVKLFSKETTKFIRTSINYVLTERERTGQKRNDLVDILLAFKREAAANPEKSQKALDLDYLVAQAAIFQTAGYETSSSTMTLALYELARREDLQERLRQEISDFFGDEDHVSYERIQEMPYLSQVVNETLRKYPIVGYVERECSQPAEGERFTLEPFHNMELPHGTSIYMSTLAIHRDPKYWPEPKEFDPERFNPANRDKLNMDAYMPFGVGPRNCIGMRLGLLQSKLGLVHLLRNHRVHTCDQTVKEIEWAATSPVLASKNEIVLRLEKV
- the Cyp6w1 gene encoding probable cytochrome P450 6w1 isoform X2, encoding MAYRPALVIRDLDLVKTVMIKKFQYFNNRVLQTDPHNDALGFNNLFFARSPEWRELRTKISPAFTTGKIKQMYPLMVKIGKNLEDSAERLGSGSNVQVKDLCARFTTDLIATIAFGLEANALQNAKSEFFYHNKAIFAVTLGRAIDFAIIFMLPALATLARVKLFSKETTKFIRTSINYVLTERERTGQKRNDLVDILLAFKREAAANPEKSQKALDLDYLVAQAAIFQTAGYETSSSTMTLALYELARREDLQERLRQEISDFFGDEDHVSYERIQEMPYLSQVVNETLRKYPIVGYVERECSQPAEGERFTLEPFHNMELPHGTSIYMSTLAIHRDPKYWPEPKEFDPERFNPANRDKLNMDAYMPFGVGPRNCIGMRLGLLQSKLGLVHLLRNHRVHTCDQTVKEIEWAATSPVLASKNEIVLRLEKV
- the LOC138912280 gene encoding probable G-protein coupled receptor Mth-like 7, with the protein product MPLVGYSKCWLEAWGPSYWIFIKGPILITTLFNIMVFILSVSHIWKVKSELRMFKQDEERTIQCFNFDTETYLMFLRLSCIMGTFWILEFLYCFQDYTIFQPVWYFLVYMEKGLGIIVFILLILKRNTLKLLLERIRER